In a single window of the Rhopalosiphum padi isolate XX-2018 chromosome 1, ASM2088224v1, whole genome shotgun sequence genome:
- the LOC132930319 gene encoding major facilitator superfamily domain-containing protein 6-A-like isoform X1, producing MPLIQVDVKMLPMKVHYFLFMGGVAPLTNFLPTIAKQLGYSTIVVGTIYSILPILSLLIKPIIGAIVDQFRVKKLIFLTFILLSGLTAFSFMFVPEIPLGPTVELNCHDATYMNVCPEDNVPLSKCSIQRVKENIGDTFGCQLKCDNNAHFQDEMCLNWGFNDYCPLSNSSSVVKDYYVPNNSQIIRTKSNKNFYNNDYVYLFVSIEMMHTVNDDNCFYFRIKSANFYFNDSEALNHTPVCNTSLRSQCQVQCSSEIIMDLITPQKFKGSVLELNQFWIFFLLISLFWVGQAVIYSLGDSICFDQLGNKPNLYGKQRCWGAIGWGIFSIFSGWILDLFSSSDVNKNYLPIYFLCLLVLLCNFFVASKLKVTETKISTNIFKDFGKLLIEVKVLGFLAWTIVVGICTGMIWQYLFWYIEDVASANECNAQHWIKTLQGFISGVQCFGGEVPFFFWSGWIMKRLGHLNCMSLVLGVFAIRFFAYSILTNPIWVLVIELTNGITFGLAYAVLMSYASILALPGSESTMIGLVGGVFEGIGVSLGSLIGGCLYDKYGGAQTFRLFACGSALMCAIHLLCQKVLKSNKKLSFPSFIGGSTEYASPNEAIHMLIDN from the exons ATGCCGTTAATTCAAGTAGATGTAAAAATGTTACCAATGAAAGTGCATTACTTTCTGTTTATGGGCG gtgttGCCCCATTGACAAATTTTTTACCAACAATTGCAAAACAGTTGGGATATTCTACAATTGTAGTTGgaactatttatagtattttaccaattttaagtttattaataaagCCTATAATTGGTGCAATTGTGGATCAATTCCGggttaaaaaattaatcttcTTAACATTCATATTGTTATCTGGCCTAACAgcattttcatttatgtttgtTCCTGAAATACCTTTGGGCCCTACAGTAGAACTCAATTGCCACGATGCCACATATATGAATGTTTGTCCCGAGGATAATGTACCTTTGTCAAAGTGTTCTATACAACGGGTTAAAGAAAATATTGGTGATACATTTGGATGTCag ttaAAATGTGACAACAATGCACATTTTCAAGATGAAATGTGTTTAAATTGGGGATTTAATGATTATTGCCCACTTTCAAATTCATCTAGTGTGGTCAAAGATTATTATGTACCAAACAATTCACAAATAATAAgaacaaaatcaaataaaaatttttataataatgactatGTTTACTTATTTGTGTCGATAGAAATGATGCATACTgttaat gaTGATAACTGTTTTTACTTTCGAATAAAAtctgcaaatttttattttaatgattctgAAGCACTAAACCACACACCAGTTTGTAATACTAGTTTAAGATCCCAATGCCAAGTACAATGTTCCAGTGAAATTATTATGGATTTAATAACTCCCCAAAAGTTTAAAGGCAGTGTTTTGGAATTAAATCAATTCTGGATATTTTTCCTATTAATTAGTCTGTTTTGGGTAGGTCAAGCAGTTATTTATAGTCTTGGTGATTCTATTTGCTTTGATCAACTAG gtaataagCCTAATCTTTATGGCAAACAAAGATGCTGGGGTGCTATTGGATGGggaattttttcaatattttccgGATGGATTTTAGATCTTTTTAGCTCCAgtgatgtaaataaaaattatttaccaatatactttttatgtttACTTGTACTACTTTGCAACTTTTTTGTTGCATCAAAACttaag GTGAcagaaacaaaaatatcaactaatatatttaaagattttggAAAACTGTTAATAGAAGTCAAGGTACTAGGATTTCTTGCTTGGACAATAGTAGTAGGTATTTGCACTGGGATGATTTGGCAATATCTTTTTTG gtatattgaAGATGTAGCTTCCGCGAATGAGTGTAATGCCCAACATTGGATTAAAACGTTACAAGGTTTTATTTCAGGAGTTCAATGTTTTGGTGGTGAAGTGCCATTCTTTTTCTGGTCAGGCTGGATTATGAAACGTTTGGGACACTTGAATTGCATGTCTCTTGTTTTGGGAGTTTTTGCAATTAGATTTTTTGCTTATTCGATTCTTACAAATCCAATTTGGGTACTCGTTATTGAGTTAACTAATGGAATTACTTTTGGATTAGCATATGCTGTACTTATGTCATATGCAAGTATACTTGCACTACCTGGTAGCGAAAGTACTATGATAGGACTTGTTGGTGGAGTTTTTGAAGgcatag GTGTATCTTTGGGTAGTTTAATAGGTGGTTGCTTATACGACAAATATGGTGGAGCTCAAACATTCAGATTATTTGCATGTGGTTCTGCATTAATGTGTGCAATTCATTTGTTATGTCAAAAAGTtttgaaatcaaataaaaaattaagttttccaa
- the LOC132930319 gene encoding major facilitator superfamily domain-containing protein 6-A-like isoform X2 — protein MPLIQVDVKMLPMKVHYFLFMGGVAPLTNFLPTIAKQLGYSTIVVGTIYSILPILSLLIKPIIGAIVDQFRVKKLIFLTFILLSGLTAFSFMFVPEIPLGPTVELNCHDATYMNVCPEDNVPLSKCSIQRVKENIGDTFGCQLKCDNNAHFQDEMCLNWGFNDYCPLSNSSSVVKDYYVPNNSQIIRTKSNKNFYNNDYVYLFVSIEMMHTVNDDNCFYFRIKSANFYFNDSEALNHTPVCNTSLRSQCQVQCSSEIIMDLITPQKFKGSVLELNQFWIFFLLISLFWVGQAVIYSLGDSICFDQLGNKPNLYGKQRCWGAIGWGIFSIFSGWILDLFSSSDVNKNYLPIYFLCLLVLLCNFFVASKLKVTETKISTNIFKDFGKLLIEVKVLGFLAWTIVVGICTGMIWQYLFWYIEDVASANECNAQHWIKTLQGFISGVQCFGGEVPFFFWSGWIMKRLGHLNCMSLVLGVFAIRFFAYSILTNPIWVLVIELTNGITFGLAYAVLMSYASILALPGSESTMIGLVGGVFEGIV, from the exons ATGCCGTTAATTCAAGTAGATGTAAAAATGTTACCAATGAAAGTGCATTACTTTCTGTTTATGGGCG gtgttGCCCCATTGACAAATTTTTTACCAACAATTGCAAAACAGTTGGGATATTCTACAATTGTAGTTGgaactatttatagtattttaccaattttaagtttattaataaagCCTATAATTGGTGCAATTGTGGATCAATTCCGggttaaaaaattaatcttcTTAACATTCATATTGTTATCTGGCCTAACAgcattttcatttatgtttgtTCCTGAAATACCTTTGGGCCCTACAGTAGAACTCAATTGCCACGATGCCACATATATGAATGTTTGTCCCGAGGATAATGTACCTTTGTCAAAGTGTTCTATACAACGGGTTAAAGAAAATATTGGTGATACATTTGGATGTCag ttaAAATGTGACAACAATGCACATTTTCAAGATGAAATGTGTTTAAATTGGGGATTTAATGATTATTGCCCACTTTCAAATTCATCTAGTGTGGTCAAAGATTATTATGTACCAAACAATTCACAAATAATAAgaacaaaatcaaataaaaatttttataataatgactatGTTTACTTATTTGTGTCGATAGAAATGATGCATACTgttaat gaTGATAACTGTTTTTACTTTCGAATAAAAtctgcaaatttttattttaatgattctgAAGCACTAAACCACACACCAGTTTGTAATACTAGTTTAAGATCCCAATGCCAAGTACAATGTTCCAGTGAAATTATTATGGATTTAATAACTCCCCAAAAGTTTAAAGGCAGTGTTTTGGAATTAAATCAATTCTGGATATTTTTCCTATTAATTAGTCTGTTTTGGGTAGGTCAAGCAGTTATTTATAGTCTTGGTGATTCTATTTGCTTTGATCAACTAG gtaataagCCTAATCTTTATGGCAAACAAAGATGCTGGGGTGCTATTGGATGGggaattttttcaatattttccgGATGGATTTTAGATCTTTTTAGCTCCAgtgatgtaaataaaaattatttaccaatatactttttatgtttACTTGTACTACTTTGCAACTTTTTTGTTGCATCAAAACttaag GTGAcagaaacaaaaatatcaactaatatatttaaagattttggAAAACTGTTAATAGAAGTCAAGGTACTAGGATTTCTTGCTTGGACAATAGTAGTAGGTATTTGCACTGGGATGATTTGGCAATATCTTTTTTG gtatattgaAGATGTAGCTTCCGCGAATGAGTGTAATGCCCAACATTGGATTAAAACGTTACAAGGTTTTATTTCAGGAGTTCAATGTTTTGGTGGTGAAGTGCCATTCTTTTTCTGGTCAGGCTGGATTATGAAACGTTTGGGACACTTGAATTGCATGTCTCTTGTTTTGGGAGTTTTTGCAATTAGATTTTTTGCTTATTCGATTCTTACAAATCCAATTTGGGTACTCGTTATTGAGTTAACTAATGGAATTACTTTTGGATTAGCATATGCTGTACTTATGTCATATGCAAGTATACTTGCACTACCTGGTAGCGAAAGTACTATGATAGGACTTGTTGGTGGAGTTTTTGAAGgcatag TTTAA
- the LOC132930324 gene encoding mRNA turnover protein 4 homolog, which yields MPKSKRDKKISLTKTTKLGSKLKQSVMENLREAVDKYEHIFVFHTDNMRNGKLKDVRNEWKDSRFFFGKNKVMSYALGKSAQDEIQTNLHKLALKIEGQCGLLFTNRPVDKVIEWFDNYSEPEFPRAGIRAAYTVTLDEGPLPDTFIHSMEPSLRQLGLPTSLQRGVIQVIKSHTICKEGSIITPEQSRLLKLFGHKMAQFKIVLRYVWSKDGQFRPLLDE from the exons ATGCCTAAGTCAAAAAGAGACAAAAAAA TTTCATTAACCAAGACTACCAAATTGGGttctaaattaaaacaatctgTTATGGAAAATCTCCGTGAAGCTGTTGACAAATATGAACACATATTTGTATTCCATACTGACAATATGCGTAACGGTAAATTAAAAGATGTGCGAAATGAATGGAAAGATAGCAG gttcTTCTTTGGTAAGAATAAAGTGATGTCATATGCTCTAGGAAAATCAGCTCAAGATGAAATTCAaactaatttacataaattagcTCTTAAAATTGAAGGGCAATGtggattattatttacaaacagACCAGTTGATAAAGTTATAGA ATGGTTTGATAACTACTCGGAGCCAGAATTTCCCAGGGCTGGTATCAGAGCTGCATACACTGTTACATTAGATGAAGGCCCTTTACCAGATACATTTATCCATTCAATGGAACCTTCACTAAGACAACTTGGTTTACCAACAAGTTTACAACGTGGTGTTATTCAAGTTATAAAGAGCCATACAATATGTAAAGAAGGAAGCATTATCACACCTGAGCAGTCTAGACTACTT AAACTTTTTGGACATAAAATGGCACaattcaaaatagttttaagGTATGTTTGGTCTAAAGATGGACAATTTCGACCTTTGCTTGATGAGTAA